One window of Perca flavescens isolate YP-PL-M2 chromosome 6, PFLA_1.0, whole genome shotgun sequence genomic DNA carries:
- the cd4-2.2 gene encoding T-cell surface glycoprotein CD4, producing MKTIGWFGLVLGALSAAGDVILTKPGQSATFKCGLDTNNRGLVWNYGNDQVISVDGRSGVTHRGTKFNKRSVLRGTSLVVSGVTEEDVGKYFCMADGRSKEHTLLVVSVSVSPSSELQLGTDATLQCWVKGLNPPDSPVQWNRPDGRSESETVQLKSVARSDAGNWECTFSHDGKKYSESLEIKVQGAVPVTAAPSPSPSSKAVSIAQPGIAQPPATDAVLLGLSWWVWVAIGVGGLVMVLLMVFVIVLYKRIKRRKRKFLNKKNGRQPLKPKTYCQCDRPAAAAKPQQGRRKAKPSALPLQPLLMA from the exons ATGAAGACAATCGGGTGGTTTGGGTTAG TGCTGGGTGCACTCTCTGCTGCAGGCGACGTGATCCTCACAAAACCAGGGCAGAGTGCCACCTTCAAGTGTGGGCTCGACACAAACAATCGAGGCCTGGTGTGGAATTATGGAAATGACCAGGTTATTAGTGTTGATGGGAGGTCAGGCGTCACTCACAGGG GTACTAAATTTAATAAAAGGTCAGTGTTAAGGGGTACCAGTCTGGTGGTCTCTGGAGTGACGGAAGAAGATGTTGGAAAATATTTTTGCATGGCAGATGGGAGAAGTAAAGAACACACACTTCTTGTGGTCTCAG TCTCAGTCAGTCCTTCTAGTGAGCTCCAGCTGGGCACCGATGCTACGCTCCAGTGTTGGGTTAAAGGTCTGAACCCCCCGGACTCTCCAGTGCAGTGGAACAGGCCAGATGGAAGATCAGAGTCAGAGACTGTTCAACTCAAATCTGTAGCCCGCTCTGATGCAGGGAACTGGGAGTGTACGTTCTCCCATGACGGGAAGAAATACAGTGAGAGCCTAGAAATCAAAGTTCAAG GAGCTGTTCCTGTAACAGCTGCACCATCCCCTTCACCAAGCTCAAAGGCCGTCAG CATTGCTCAACCAGGCATTGCTCAACCTCCAGCCACTGATGCTGTGCTGCTGGGGCTCAGCTGGTGGGTGTGGGTTGCAATTGGAGTAGGCGGCCTGGTCATGGTTCTCCTGATGGTCTTTGTCATTGTCTTGTACAAGAGGATCAAAAGAAGGAAG AGAAAATTTCTAAATAAGAAGAATGGCCGACAGCCACTAAAACCCAAGACATACTGCCAGTGTGACCG cccagcagctgcagcaaaaCCGCAGCAAGGACGCAGGAAAGCGAAGCCATCAGCCCTCCCTTTGCAACCCCTGCTAATGGCGTGA